From the genome of Microcoleus sp. bin38.metabat.b11b12b14.051:
TCCAAAGAAGGACTGAAGTCCTCACTACAAACCAGGTTTGTAGGGTTCGTAGTGAGGACTTTAGTCCTTCTTCCGGTATCCAAAGAAGGACTGAAGTCCTCACTACGAACCAGGTTTTTAGGGTTCGTAGTGAGGACTTTAGTCCTTCTTCCAGTATCCAAAGAAGGACTGAAGTCCTCACTACAAACCAGGTTTGTAGGGTTCGTAGTGAGGACTTTAGTCCTTCTTCCGGTATCCAAAGAAGGACTGAAGTCCTCACTACAAACCAGGTTTTTAGGGTTCGTAGTGAGGACTTTAGTCCTTCTTCCAGTATCCAAAGAAGGACTGAAGTCCTCACTACAAACCAGGTTTGTAGGGTTCGTAGTGAGGACTTTAGTCCTTCTTCCGGTATCCAAAGAAGGACTGAAGTCCTCACGATCAAACCTAGTTTTTAGGGTTCGTTCGTAGTTTGTAGGGTGTGTCAGCTAAAATTATCTTCGCAGCAAATCGAAAAAATCGCAGGCTGACGCACCCTAGGAGTTTCTATTGCGAAAGCATTTTAACAAATTTTCGCAAAGTTTCAGCAAGCCGATCGCCCGCCACATCCATCAAATCATTGTGTCCGGCTCGATCGACCCAAAAATTAAGTTTCGGCTGCTTAGCGGTCGCAAAAAGCTGCTCTCCGTGCCAAAACGGCACTACCCGATCGACCTTACCGTGAATCACTAAAACTGGCGATCGCACTTTGCCAATTTTATCAACATTCACAAACCTATCAAACGGTAAAAACGGAATCCGCGTCAACACCCGAAAAGCCGAAACAAAGGAACTTTCAACCACCAAACCGCCAACAGGCTGCCGCGAAGCCAAATCAACAGCCGGCCCGCCACCAAGAGAACGCCCGTACAGAATAATCCGCTTGGGCGGTACTCGCAACTGTTCAGTTAAATAACCGTAAGCTGCATCAATATCGCGATAAACATTATACTCAGAAGGCTTTCCCTGACTCGTCCCATAACCTTGATAATCGTAAGCAAATACAGCAAACCCACTGTCTCGAATCTCTCGCAAGACCGACCAAATATATCCCAAATCCTCTGCATTGCCGTGACTGTAAAGTATGGTATATTGAGCTTGGGGGTTTGGAAAATGAACAGCAGAAATTTTCATGCCATTAGCTGAGCTAAGTTTAATAATTTCGCTAGTATCCTGGTAGCCAGCAGCGGGAGGTTGAAAAATCATCCGGTCTGAAAAAAAGACAGCGTAAAAACACAGAAAAGCGTAAATAAAAATTATAGAACTCAAGACTCGTCTCAGAGAGAATTCCCCGAAAAGCAAATTTTTTATATTTTTTTTATTCGAGTTAGACATAACTCAATGCTCATAGTTTAATAAGATTTAACTGAGACTTTTTTACAGCGAGGAATTGACATGACACTAGCATACCCCGATGACCTGAAATACTTAGACAGTCACGAATACATCCGACTCGAAGGTGAAATAGCCACCATCGGGATTAGTGCCTTTGCAGTTGACCAACTCGGTGATATCGTGTTTCTAGATTTGCCAGAAGTCGGCGCAGGGTTGGAAAAGGGCGAAGCTTTCGGTACAGTCGAGTCAGTGAAAGCCGTTGAAGATTTAAAAGCGCCGATTACCGGTACAGTCATAGAACGCAATGATCAGATTGTAGAGTCTCCCGAAAATTTGGCCGAAGACCCCTATGGCGCCGGATGGCTGCTGAAAGTCCGCGTTGACAACGCCAGCGAAGCTGATGATGCTTTGTCTGTCGAAGAGTATCGCCAAATGGTGGAAGGGGAATAGGGACAGGGGGAGAGGGGGAAAATCTTCCCTCTTCCCTCTTCCTTCTTCCTTCTTCCTTCTTCCTTCTTCCTTCTTCCTTCCTTTCTTCTGTGACTAAATGTTACAAACAAAGAAGAAAAGTCAATTCAGGAGAATCAGCCTTGGTAATCTACAGCCCGCAAATTGAACCCAGCCAACAGCAAAACCTTTCTCCCATCGATGGTTTTGCAGCTAGACACATTGGCCCAACACCCAGCGAAATCCAGCAAATGCTAGATGTTTTGGGCATCTCCAGCCTCGATGACTTGATTGACAAAACGGTTCCCGCAGCGATTCGCATCAATCAACCGCTACAACTTCCCGCAGCGCAAAGCGAGTACGGGGCTTTGGCAGAATTGAAAGAAATTGCTGCCAAAAATCAGGTTTTTCGATCGTACATTGGCACAGGATATCACGACTGCATCACGCCGCCGGTCATCGGGCGCAACATCCTGGAAAATCCCGGCTGGTATACAGCTTACACTCCCTACCAAGCTGAAATTGCCCAAGGGCGATTAGAAGCTTTGCTGAACTTCCAAACCATGATAGTCGAGCTCACGGGTTTGGAAATTGCCAACGCTTCTTTGCTGGATGAAGGGACGGCGGCGGCGGAAGCAATGGCTGTGAGTTACGGCG
Proteins encoded in this window:
- a CDS encoding alpha/beta hydrolase — encoded protein: MSNSNKKNIKNLLFGEFSLRRVLSSIIFIYAFLCFYAVFFSDRMIFQPPAAGYQDTSEIIKLSSANGMKISAVHFPNPQAQYTILYSHGNAEDLGYIWSVLREIRDSGFAVFAYDYQGYGTSQGKPSEYNVYRDIDAAYGYLTEQLRVPPKRIILYGRSLGGGPAVDLASRQPVGGLVVESSFVSAFRVLTRIPFLPFDRFVNVDKIGKVRSPVLVIHGKVDRVVPFWHGEQLFATAKQPKLNFWVDRAGHNDLMDVAGDRLAETLRKFVKMLSQ
- the gcvH gene encoding glycine cleavage system protein GcvH, whose protein sequence is MTLAYPDDLKYLDSHEYIRLEGEIATIGISAFAVDQLGDIVFLDLPEVGAGLEKGEAFGTVESVKAVEDLKAPITGTVIERNDQIVESPENLAEDPYGAGWLLKVRVDNASEADDALSVEEYRQMVEGE